From Ignavibacteria bacterium, the proteins below share one genomic window:
- the recN gene encoding DNA repair protein RecN: MLKSLQIQDYALIDKIFIEFGKGLNIITGETGAGKSILIDAMGLLLGERASTEVVRKGASKSVVEGIFDIDANPKVKKVLEENDIEYMPELIMRREISLKGSNRCFLNDTPVSLSLIKDVGNLLVDLHGQHEHQSLLRTETHIEMLDDFGRHEKLLDEYLQNHAKLSGLLHELKSLKEKEELLKEKKELYSFQIREIDAVSPEEKEDEKLSDELKILENAEKLLEATNGIYHNLYESESAVYDSLVEIRHQLQELSKIDKSFQDIEGECQSALTLISDISEFVRSYSGKIDMDPERLEEVRERIGAINMLKKKYGGSLENVISYRAKIGEEFNLAENFADSIKALQEEITHAREACGLSAAKLSKKRSETAKSVESDVVKAIAYLGITDAVFRVNIAQIQADKGSDSYITANGKSYKYSRSGFDEVEFYISTNLGEDPKPLVKVASGGEISRIMLALKTILAKNDRLPLLIFDEIDTGVSGRIAQKVGHTLKTLAGFHQIISITHLPQIAGLADQHYAVEKGVHGDRVVSHITKLDREGRIREVAKLMSGEEITEASLKGARELMGIEQE; this comes from the coding sequence ATGCTAAAATCACTACAAATTCAGGACTATGCCCTGATCGATAAGATCTTTATTGAATTTGGGAAAGGGCTTAATATCATTACCGGCGAGACCGGTGCAGGAAAGTCCATACTTATCGATGCCATGGGTCTTCTCTTAGGCGAAAGAGCCTCAACGGAGGTGGTTAGAAAAGGTGCGTCCAAGTCGGTTGTAGAAGGCATTTTTGATATCGATGCAAACCCGAAAGTAAAGAAAGTGCTGGAGGAAAACGATATCGAATACATGCCTGAGCTTATAATGAGGCGTGAGATATCGCTTAAAGGGTCCAACCGCTGCTTCTTGAACGATACGCCGGTTTCGCTTTCTCTTATTAAGGACGTGGGCAATCTCCTGGTTGACCTCCACGGCCAGCATGAGCACCAGTCGCTCCTGAGGACTGAAACCCACATAGAGATGCTGGATGATTTCGGGCGTCATGAGAAGCTCCTTGATGAATATCTGCAGAACCATGCGAAGCTAAGCGGCCTGCTTCATGAGCTGAAATCGCTGAAGGAAAAAGAAGAACTCCTAAAGGAAAAGAAAGAGCTTTATTCTTTCCAGATCAGGGAGATTGACGCCGTAAGTCCTGAAGAAAAAGAGGATGAAAAGCTCTCGGACGAACTTAAGATACTTGAAAATGCAGAGAAGCTTCTGGAAGCTACAAACGGTATTTATCATAATCTCTATGAGTCTGAAAGTGCCGTTTACGACTCGCTGGTCGAGATCAGGCATCAGCTCCAGGAGCTTTCCAAAATCGACAAGAGTTTTCAGGATATTGAAGGGGAGTGCCAGAGTGCGCTGACTTTAATCAGTGATATATCTGAATTTGTACGCAGCTATTCCGGGAAAATAGACATGGATCCGGAGCGCCTGGAGGAAGTGCGCGAAAGGATAGGCGCCATAAACATGCTGAAGAAAAAGTACGGCGGATCTTTAGAGAACGTAATTTCCTACCGTGCAAAAATCGGTGAGGAGTTCAATCTGGCAGAGAATTTTGCCGACAGCATTAAGGCCCTTCAGGAGGAGATCACGCATGCGCGTGAGGCTTGCGGACTTTCAGCAGCTAAACTAAGCAAAAAAAGAAGTGAAACTGCCAAATCGGTTGAATCTGACGTGGTGAAGGCTATAGCATACCTTGGCATTACGGATGCGGTCTTCAGGGTCAATATTGCACAGATTCAGGCAGACAAGGGTTCCGATTCATATATAACTGCAAACGGAAAAAGTTATAAATATAGCCGCTCAGGCTTTGACGAGGTGGAATTCTACATATCGACGAACCTGGGGGAAGATCCCAAACCTTTAGTTAAAGTTGCCTCGGGGGGAGAAATATCTAGAATAATGCTTGCCCTTAAGACAATTCTTGCCAAGAACGACCGCCTGCCTTTACTCATTTTCGACGAAATAGATACGGGCGTCAGCGGGCGCATAGCGCAGAAGGTGGGGCATACACTTAAGACGCTTGCGGGATTCCATCAGATAATTTCAATTACTCACCTGCCTCAGATTGCAGGGCTTGCCGACCAGCACTATGCAGTTGAAAAAGGGGTGCATGGCGACAGGGTTGTAAGCCATATTACAAAGCTCGACCGCGAGGGCAGAATCCGCGAAGTGGCTAAACTGATGAGCGGCGAGGAGATTACCGAAGCCAGCCTTAAAGGGGCAAGAGAACTAATGGGAATTGAGCAGGAGTAA
- a CDS encoding DUF3185 domain-containing protein, producing MKALTVIGIILILLGIAGFIFGGISFTKKEKALDLGPVEVQTEKKETIPVTPIASGVAVVAGIIMVVVGARKS from the coding sequence ATGAAAGCATTGACTGTAATTGGAATTATTCTGATACTGCTCGGCATAGCCGGATTTATTTTCGGGGGCATCAGCTTTACGAAAAAGGAAAAGGCTCTGGACCTGGGGCCCGTGGAAGTACAGACAGAGAAGAAAGAGACCATCCCTGTTACTCCCATTGCTTCGGGTGTTGCTGTTGTAGCTGGAATTATTATGGTTGTAGTTGGTGCAAGGAAATCCTGA
- a CDS encoding OsmC family protein, whose protein sequence is MPVRKGSAEWNGNLREGKGTVKTETGTVNARYSFTSRFEEGQGTNPEELIGAAHAGCFSMALAGALAKDGFNPKSIKTEDKVYIEKVGEGFKITKIEMTTEAEVPGIQDDAFHKYAENAKQNCPVSQALKGVEMVLDARLVTAVGK, encoded by the coding sequence ATGCCGGTTCGTAAAGGCAGCGCAGAATGGAATGGTAATTTAAGAGAGGGTAAAGGTACCGTTAAAACAGAGACAGGTACCGTTAATGCGAGATATTCATTTACCTCGCGTTTCGAGGAAGGGCAGGGAACAAATCCCGAGGAACTGATCGGAGCAGCGCATGCAGGATGCTTTTCGATGGCTTTGGCCGGAGCACTTGCAAAAGACGGCTTTAATCCAAAATCCATAAAAACCGAAGACAAGGTGTATATTGAAAAGGTTGGTGAGGGTTTCAAGATCACAAAGATTGAAATGACAACCGAGGCCGAAGTTCCGGGCATTCAGGATGATGCATTCCATAAGTATGCCGAGAACGCAAAGCAGAACTGTCCGGTTTCACAGGCTCTAAAAGGAGTAGAAATGGTTCTGGATGCCAGGCTTGTTACAGCGGTAGGTAAATAA
- the hemW gene encoding radical SAM family heme chaperone HemW: MKESALYVHIPFCEHKCIYCDFYSVITKDNVENYLEALKKEIEHYAGLYSEGRVFTSIFFGGGTPSLMDPWYIGEILKALKSWFNVSDDAEITLETNPGTVNKAKLYEFLELGINRLSVGIQSFNDDELKFLTRIHDSKAAIDTIMDAEAVGFKNINLDLIFNLPDQTRRKWMDNLETAVRLPVKHISAYSLILERGTVLNKLVLDGKVKLQDTDYDAELYRVTIDFLKSRRFHQYEVSNFAKEGFECRHNNAYWQYRDYLSFGTSAHSFVNGRRWWNYSNISLYIKKINEKGAAPASFEELTESQMLTEYIMLAFRSSGLNVKALKEKFGEEWFNSHHSQLKSFQRRGLLIFDDGYIHLTDKGYALCDEILEKIL, translated from the coding sequence TTGAAAGAATCTGCGTTATACGTACACATTCCCTTTTGTGAGCATAAATGTATTTACTGCGATTTCTATTCTGTTATTACAAAGGACAACGTAGAGAACTATCTTGAGGCTCTTAAAAAGGAGATAGAGCACTACGCAGGGCTCTATTCCGAAGGAAGGGTTTTTACCTCAATATTTTTCGGCGGCGGCACGCCTTCACTAATGGATCCCTGGTACATTGGGGAGATATTAAAGGCCTTAAAGAGCTGGTTTAATGTTTCAGATGACGCTGAAATTACGCTTGAGACTAATCCCGGCACAGTAAACAAGGCAAAGCTTTATGAATTCCTTGAGCTGGGGATAAACCGCCTGAGTGTGGGTATTCAGTCATTTAATGATGACGAGCTGAAATTCCTTACGAGAATTCACGACAGTAAGGCGGCAATAGATACGATTATGGATGCCGAGGCTGTGGGCTTTAAGAACATCAATCTGGATCTTATTTTCAACCTTCCGGACCAGACCAGGCGTAAGTGGATGGATAATCTTGAAACTGCCGTCAGGCTTCCGGTAAAGCACATTTCGGCTTACAGCCTTATACTTGAGAGGGGAACAGTGCTCAACAAGCTTGTGCTTGACGGCAAGGTTAAACTTCAGGATACAGATTACGATGCCGAGCTCTACAGGGTTACAATTGATTTTCTCAAATCGCGCAGGTTTCATCAGTATGAGGTATCCAATTTTGCCAAAGAGGGCTTTGAATGCCGCCACAACAACGCCTACTGGCAGTACAGGGATTATCTGTCCTTCGGCACTTCAGCGCATTCATTTGTAAATGGAAGGCGCTGGTGGAACTATTCGAACATCAGTCTTTACATTAAAAAGATTAATGAGAAGGGCGCTGCCCCGGCAAGCTTCGAGGAGCTGACAGAAAGTCAGATGCTTACGGAATACATAATGCTTGCCTTCAGAAGCAGCGGGCTTAACGTGAAAGCCTTAAAGGAAAAGTTCGGCGAAGAATGGTTTAACAGCCATCACTCCCAGCTAAAGAGTTTCCAGAGGCGGGGCCTTCTGATCTTTGACGACGGCTATATCCATCTGACAGATAAAGGCTATGCCCTTTGTGATGAAATTCTGGAGAAGATATTATAA